GCTGGTGGTGGCGGCATACTTGAGGGCAGTAGGTGGTAGTTGGAGGAGGAGAGGAGAAGATGTcgagagaagaaaaaagattcatATTACGTAAGCAGGGTATACGGACGGATAGAGGTTAGCGGGAATGTCATGATTGGTTCACACATATCGGAAAGGGACAAGTGGGAGGAGGACCAGCTGTTCAAGAAAGGATTCTGTAACAtatgaatgaaaaagagaaaaaaggtGTAAATAGTTTAGTCCGAAGATCTCAAGACTAACTACCAAAACATCAATGATCTGCGCATTGACTTGGTTCAAGCTTACAACGATCTCAAAAACCATCTATCCTCAATGCATTAAAGTACAAATAAATAAAATAGCAAATTCATCTCTAATGTTCCCATGGGTGTTTTAAACCAAACCACACTGGATAATCTTGCTTTGCCCTGTAGAAGATCCAAAACCACATAAGACCACCCAGGAACTTTGATGTAATGACATATCCTGGATGCACTTTGGGCTTGGGTACAATAGCTCCCCTTACGTATTTGAAAGCATGGTGTGCTGACATGTTGGTTGTAAATTAGTGTAGTTTGGATATCTGAAGATGTGATTAGCTCGAAAACTGATTGGATAAAGTGTATTAGCTGGTGCACTATATAGTCTATGTGGGAGAATTTTCAAAACACGACATCCAACATCATTCACCTGCTCTCACTAGCCATCGGATCAAGATGTAGTATTGGGGTTTCCGTGTCAGGTTCCTCAGTTGCCTGTCTTGAGGTGAGTGATCAGCTATTTTGTAGCCCTGTTTCTTGTACCAAGAAAGAGCTCTAGTATTATCTGAGAATACCGTTAAGGAGGTGGCTACTAAGGAAATTGAACTCTTCCAATCCCTGACAATCCTTTCACCAACTGTATGAAATAAAGTCAGAAGCTGAGAGCCAAGTTGCAAGTTACGAAATTGCTCAGCCACATGTATCTCGTACAAGTACAATACAGGTAGACTATTGTCTAGATCATGCATGAAAGAGACAAATCCCCTCAATTCACCTAAAGCCTCATCCTCCACAGCTAGGTAGATCAACCCTGACTCTGTGGCCTCTTCCACTTTATGCTCCAGCCAATGCGGTCCATTGACTTTTATATAAAGCTCGCCTAGTCCACGGTCAATCAGCCTAATTGCCTTCGCAATAGAAGGGGCATTTTCCCTCCGGGGAGTGAAAATCTTGAACCTTGACGCATTGATAATAGAAGTCGAGGGAGCACCAGCAGCCTTAGCCATATTATCGATTAAATCCGGTAGAATCTCATTTGCAATTAG
This window of the Komagataella phaffii GS115 chromosome 2, complete sequence genome carries:
- a CDS encoding N alpha-acetyl-transferase, involved in acetylation of the N-terminal residues of histones H4 and H2, which codes for MQDDLEKWITSSLESRDVEPQPDIIAKRDLIANEILPDLIDNMAKAAGAPSTSIINASRFKIFTPRRENAPSIAKAIRLIDRGLGELYIKVNGPHWLEHKVEEATESGLIYLAVEDEALGELRGFVSFMHDLDNSLPVLYLYEIHVAEQFRNLQLGSQLLTLFHTVGERIVRDWKSSISLVATSLTVFSDNTRALSWYKKQGYKIADHSPQDRQLRNLTRKPQYYILIRWLVRAGE